The Plectropomus leopardus isolate mb unplaced genomic scaffold, YSFRI_Pleo_2.0 unplaced_scaffold15553, whole genome shotgun sequence genomic interval ttatataactatatactgtatacatatccAACTCACGTcagtttgccattttttcctcaCAGCTTGGACCACATCTTGCAGAGCCTCCATCTCTGTAACTGTATCTTTTGGTTTAGTGTGGACAGGGATCAGCACCAGCTTCTGTACAACtggaagcacaaacacacaaggtAAGACAAAGACCCACACATACAatttatattcttttattttttattttatcttatttgtattttgggatattttatCCCTTTTTGCACTCAAAtcccatttttgcattttcatgtttctgaCTCTTGAGATTGCTGTAACATAAATTCCCCTCATGAgggattaataaagtcttaTGGTATCGTATCTCATTTCATTGTGTTATCATATCTAATcttatcacacacacagtgtcatcTATAAACTTCACCCATGTTCTAAGTGGAAAGGAGAACTACTGGAATAGAATGGCTCTAGAGCCAGTATGGTTTGTCTGTTGTGGGCCACCGTAGAAACGACATGGTGGCATCTGTAGAACAGAACCGGAtccctatgtagatatgaatgttttattttttttttatatgaaaacttaatttttatttatttatttttttgccaatttacACCCTTAAGTCCAACACACTGGATCTTCAACTtgcacagtttattcattttgatgCAGCTCAGGGGGCaggttacattaaaaaatatatattttccttttaaatgtttcactAAATAAGCAGATACTATACTCAGCTTTCATTTGCAGTGAATTATTCACTTCATACCTGAAAAGGTAGACAAACTTCTCCTTGTAGGTGTCTCGTCCCAGAGGTTTGCTGTCCTGCATGCTGTACGGATGCTGTTTGTTCCTTCTGTCAGAAAAAGCATCAGCTGTTACTGAAACACTCACACGGTCATCACATGTTCACAGCATCGgttaattattgttttgtttttttcacgcCAATTTAGAGGTCTTATAGTATTTCATTTCCTGATTTGTTTAAGTCACATCATTCATAAAGTTATTTGTTAGattctgtaaataaataaagtttatttaacagctCTATCTGTATAGAAAATTAAAGACCAGTTCCCTCTCTTTGGCTTTTCTATTCATATCCAAAGAAAACTAGTTATctactgtaatattttttaaaaaaaagacgaaGACACGGGAAGAAAATGATCACCAAATAAGATGCGCAATGAAGCCATACTTCCACAACTTCTATATTAATATTGCGCTCTGTGAAGTTTGATGCTGTGCAAAGATGCCCCAGAGGAGTTACTTAGTATTTGTGTTCGTGTGTGGAGAACTCACCCGTATTTGTTGAGTTGAATGAGGAAATTTTTCATGACCGTATTGCTCTTATCCACCACCTCCAACATCACCACCACACTGTACCGCGACACAATCTGCAAGAAGCACAGCCAACATGCACACAATACACTCGTGCTGAAATATAGTCTGATctaataaacacaacaaacatttagaaaatactgTTAAGTAGAACACATACAGAATAGAGTGCAAAAGAATGACATAAACATGAGAGGCTTGAAAGAGCAACAGTAATACAACACACTGACACTTTTTCCACAGCAGAGATGtactcatgtttttttgtttgtttttttttgcctaaattaACCACACATCAACCAGTATGTTattgaaatacaaaacatttaagtatcttgtcagcaaaaatgtacaaagccAATATTTACTTTACAAACAATCTCTGAAATTGGATGCGTTCATCACATCTCTGAGCTATAATAAACAGCTCCTTTGGCTATATTTCACACTGCATTTGCATTGCAAAGACATGAGCCTAAATAAAGTATGAACACTGAGCATCAGAAATTCATCTTACTGAATTACCTTGATAAGATGTGACCGCACAAATGGATcgttgacttttttctttcccagCTTCTTGACATTGAAGGCTGCAATCTTCATTTTAcctataaaaacaacattcacaAATTTTCAATAGTTTAAAGAAGACCAAGAGTCTGCAGCCATGCTATTAAtttttggagggaaaaaaacacatgggaGGAAAATATGCAATTGAAGAAAGAAATAAGACAGAAGATGTAAAAGgggaggggattttttttaagccacagctaaaacattttttgctgattgATTATTAATTAGaaactatttatatatatttgcacaGAAGGGAGATAAGTTAATTTATATGCAGctgttagaaaataaaacagacactgAGCAGAGAATATAGCCTGTCTTTGTTCTTTGTTGTCAGGAGGTACTATGTGGAgaggaaataaatataatgagGAAATAATAActtctaaaaacaaaactttttcaggAATGTTTTCAGAACTTGTGAAACTTATTTTTAGCCaacttctcttctctttttcctttaataTAATTACATAGACATAACCATTTTCGTAACACATA includes:
- the LOC121964412 gene encoding deoxyribonuclease-1-like 1, which produces MKIAAFNVKKLGKKKVNDPFVRSHLIKIVSRYSVVVMLEVVDKSNTVMKNFLIQLNKYGRNKQHPYSMQDSKPLGRDTYKEKFVYLFRYEVNNSLQMKAEYIVQKLVLIPVHTKPKDTVTEMEALQDVVQAVRKKWQTDNIMILGDFNADGRYLSQKKKKIRISSAPYHWLIQDDVDTTTSNWNDHTYDRIVVYGKTMLNAVVQNSAKPFNFQREFKLTDQEASEISDHYPVEVELKTKPTKGNTHKKAGAQKKTAGPAKRKAGPSTDTPAKRRRGDL